GCCGTCGAGCACGCACAGGTCGAAGTCGCCGTCCAGCGCCTCATCGTCTTCCGCCGGCACCACCGCGTAGTCGCGCGACAGCTCGCAGGCCAGCAGCGAGCGGTTCTCGGGCTGGTCCAGGAGCAGGAGGATGCGGCTGCCGCGCCCCTCCGGCGGGCGCGTCGCCTCGGGCGTGGCGCGGGCGGGGTCCGCGACGGGCGCGCCGTTCATTCGCGCGCGGGCTCGTCGTGGCTCACCCGCTCCGGCATGCCGGTCAGCACGCCGCGAAGCCCCACGAGGGGGGCGCCCACCTGCACCCCGTCGCAGGTGACCTCGATTTCCCTCAGCGTCTTGGCGAAGTCGCTGAGCCGCTTCTTCAGCACGCCCACCGCCTTGCGCAGCTCGCCCCCCATCTCCAGGTAGCGAAGGAAGATGAGGTTGTCGCACAGGTAGCTGACGCCGATGTCGGTCGCGCGGAAGTCGCCGGTGATCGAATCGGTTTCGTTCACCAGCAGCACGGTGACGCCCATGTTCTTCAGGTAGCGCCCCAGCGAGTGCAGGTGCGTCACCAGGTCGTCGCCGGCCAGCGTGAGTCGGTATCCCGAGACGCCGTCGATCATCACGATCCGCACCCCGCGGTCTTCCACCTCGCGGCGCACCATCAGCGCGAACTCGCCGGGCGAAAAGCGCAGCGGCTCGATCTCCACCACGTGGAGCGACCCGTCGGCCATCATGTCACGCACGGAGATGCCCACGTTGTCGCAGCGGTGGAGCAGCGTCTCCAGCCCCTCCTCGAACGCGTACACCACCGAGCGCTCGCCGCGGGTGGCCGCCTCCTTCATGAACTGCATGCCCAGCGTGGTCTTTCCCACACCGCTGGGGCCGCTCAGGATGGTGATGGTGCCGCGCTCGATGCCCCCGCACAGCATCTCGTCCAGCTCGCCGATGCCGGAGGGGATGGGCTCGGGATCGAAGGGCCGCTCGTGCGCGGCGGGCACCAGGCGCGGGTACACCTCCATGCCGGCCGCGGTCAGGCGCATGGAGTGGCGGCCGCCCTCGAAGTCAGACCCGCGCAGCTTGCTGACGCTCAGGTACCGGCGCAGCACGCCGTGCTCGGCAGAGATTTCGAGGTCGATGATCCCGTCGCTCATGAAGCGCAGGTCGTCGTCGGGAACGCTGTCGGTGGGTTCGGAGCTCAGCAGCACCGTGGCGCCGTGCTCCACCAGGTAGCGGACGAACGACAGCGCCTGCTTGCGGAACTGGAAGGCGTCGGGGGCCAGGTAGCGGAGCGTGGTGACCGCGTCGACGAACACCCGCTGCGGCTTGAGCCCCTCGATGGTTTCCACGATCTGCCGCGTGGTGGGGTCGCGCTCCACGTCGGCCGGGGAAAAGATGTCGTAGCTCTGGTTCTGGGCGAAGAACTCGCGGGTGGGGCTCAGGTCCAGGAAGGAGATGCCCGACAGGTCCAGCCCCTGCGCTTCCGCGTCGCTGCGAAGCTGCGTTTCCGACGACTCCAGGGTGATCAGCAGCGCCCGCTCGCCCAGCGCCACGCCGGTGAGCAGGAAGTGAAGCCCCAGCGTGGTCTTGCCGGTGCCGGGGCCGCCGCGCACCAGGTACGCGCGTTCCGGCACCAGGCCTCCATGAAGCACTTCGTCGAGGCCAGGCAGCCCCGTTGGGCGCCGCGGAGTGCCGGTATCCACGTAAGATCCTCGCTGGATGTTTGGAAAGGCCGCCGGAAGCGTTCGGGCGATCCCGAATACATGAACCGCGCCACGTCACGGACGTTGGGACCGCGAACCTTCGCGGGTGAAGGGATGTCCCTTGCGAGTTTGCGTTTTCCGACGATACTCAACGGATTGCGCCGTACGGCGCGCGTTGGCCCTCATCTGGAGAAAACCCGTGAAAACGAAGACAGCCCTGGATCTGAACACGCTGCACGTCGAGACCTTCGAAACCGCCAACCTCGTCGTGGTCGCCGAAGCCGAGAAGGGGACGGCGTGCTGGGAACTGTGCGCCGCCGATCCCACCAGCGACCCCGACGCGGATTCGTGCGGGCCGCACAAGTGCGTCTGAGCGTTTCCTGAAAGGCAGCCCCCCATCCGGTGTAACGTTCCCCCTCTCCCGCCCTCTCCCGCGCTGTTTGCGGGGGAGGGGCCGGGAGAGGAGGACCCACCTACCGCGCCTCCACGGGATACGCCACCGGCTCGGCACGCGGATGCAGCGCCACCCGCACCGCGTCACCAGCCGACGCCTCGTGCGGACGACCGTGGATCAGCACCTCGGGGCCTCCGTCCAGCGCCACGCGGTAGAACGTGGCCGATCCCGCGTACCGGCGGTCCAGCACGCGGCCGGGGAGCGCGCCCGCGGCATCGGTCCCGGCGAGCTCCAGCCCCTCGGGCCTCACCATCACCCGCAGCGGCGCGCCGGGAGCACGGGGCGCATCCGCCGAGAGCGCCGCGGTCCACGCCGCCCCACCCGCAAGCCGGCAGACGGCGCGATCTCCATCCCCCGAATCCACCGTGGCATCCAGGAAGTTGGCGCGCCCCAGGAAGGACGCGACGAACGCATTGGCGGGCGATCCGTACAGCTCCTCGGGCGAGCCCACCTGCTGAAGCCGGCCGCGCTCCATCACCGCGATGCGGTCCGACAGCGCGAACGCCTCTTCCTGGTCGTGGGTCACGAAGATGGCCGTCATCCCCAGGCTCTTGAGCAGGGCGCGCAGCTCGTCGCGGGTGCGCTCGCGCAGGGCGGCGTCCAGGTTGCTCAGCGGCTCGTCGAGCAGCAGCAGCGGCGGCTCGGGCGCCAGCGCGCGGGCCAGCGCCACGCGCTGCTGCTGCCCGCCGGACAGCTCCTGCACCTTGCGCTTGCCGTGGCCGGCCAGCTCCACCAGCCCCAGCGCCCGCTCCACCCGCGGCCCCACGACGTCCTTGCGGTCGCCGCGCGACTTGAGGCCGAACGCCACGTTCTCCCACACGTCCAGGTGGGGGAACAGCGCGTAGTTCTGAAAGACCATCCCCACGTCGCGCTTCTGCGGCGGCAGGGCCGTCACCTCGCGCCCGCCCAGGACGATGCGGCCCGCCGTGGGATGCTCGAAGCCGGCGATCATCCGCAGCGTCGTCGTCTTTCCGCAGCCGGAGGGGCCCAGCAGCGTCAGGAACTCGCCCGCGGGCACCTGCAGCGACACCGCATCCACCGCCGTCGTCTCGCCAAACCGGCGGGTGAGGCCGTCCAGCACGAGTATTTCAGAGGAGTATATATCAGGCATTTAGAACCCGCGGACAGTACGAAGCGCAACCTCCGCACTGGCATGGATATCTTGGACATACACGGAGAAACGCTGGTGTCGCGTTTCGTTTATCCATGTATTAGATCCGAGAGAAGTCAAATTTCCTGTAACAACGTCGTCGAGGTCGGCATCAGATGCGCCTAATGGTTCAAAGATGGTCCAATCATCCACATCCAGCTCAACGGCTGCGAGACCGCTGTTGTCGTTGATTATCCGTACGATGCCGCGCATGGGCTACTCCGATTAAGGATTACCGTGCACCGCGGTTGCGGACGTTCTCGTCCCAGTGGCGCATCCACTCGTTGCCGCGCTCCTGGAGGAGCTTCCAGTCCATCGGCTCGGCAACCAGCTTCTCCTGGGCGGCTCGGAGGCGCGGAGGCATGCTGTCCTGCGGAAAGTCGGTGCGCGCCGGGAGCCGGAAGAACTCGCGCACGGCCGGCACCAGCGCGGCGTTCCCGCCGATGTACTCCACGAAAACCTTGGCCGCCTCCGCGTTCGGCGCGCCGCGCACGATGGCGACCGCATCCACGATCAGCGGGGTGCCGCTGGTGGGGATGGTATACTCGATCGGGTACTGGGCGCGCACCATCTCGATGTCCGGCAGCGCCCAGAGCGTCACGTGCCCTTCCTGGCGCGCCAGCATCTGGTACAGCATGGTGGGATTGAGGACGTACTGCTTGGTGTTGGCGTCCAGCCGGCGAAGCCACTGGAACCCCTGCGCCGTATCACCGGTGGCGCGGAGGCCGCGCTGCACCACCATGCCGAAGATGGTGCGCATGGTGCCGCTGGCCATGGGATCGCGGATGAGCACCTTGCCCTTCCACCTGGGATCGAGCACGTCGTCCCAGTCCTTGGGTGCCTCGGCGGCGGACACCACCTGCGTGTTGTACGCGATCACCTCGGGGGTGATGTAGGTGCCGAACCAGTATCCCTCCGGGTCCTTCGCCTCGGCGGGGACGGCCGTGGCCCACGACGGGGTGAAGGGCTGCAGCATGGAGTCGGCGGCGGCCTGCTCGAACATGTTGGCCGGGGCGCCCCACCACACGTCGGCCTGCGGGTTCGCCTTCTCCGAGCGGACGCGGTCGAACACCTCCTGCGATCCCATGTCGACGTACTGCAGGTCGATGGTGGGGTTCGCGGCCTCGAAGCGCTTCTCGAACGCCTGCAGCATTTCGCGCCCGTGCGGCGAGTACACGGTGAGCACCTGCCGGCCGTCGCCGCCGCCGCAGGCGGTGGTGAGGGCGGCGAGTGCCAGGATGGAAAGCCCGCGGGCGGTGGTCAGCATGGTTGGTCGATCCAGGTTCGAACTGCGAAAAGCCCCCCTCTCCCGGCCTCTTCCCCGCAAACGGCGCGGGAGAGAGGGGAACTGCGGTGGGGGTTCGACCGGCTTCGGCGCGTGCCGCGGCGGGCCCCTCCCCCGGCCCCTCCCCCGGCAAACTGCGCCGGGAGAGGGGAGAACGTCACACCGGGTGAGGCTGGCTGCCGGCGCATGCCTTGGGAGCCCCCTCCCCCCGGCCCCCGTCCCCCGCTGCGCAGGGGAGGGGGAGACCTGAACCACGCTTCGGCTGGCCTCGCGCAACGAACTGGCTCCCTTCCCCCGCGGCTGTTTGCGGGGGAAGGGCTGGGGATGGGGGGCGCCGGCCCGAGCACCGGGCCTGCCTGTCCACACCCCAGTCCCGAAGTGTACCCCCTCGCCCACGCTGTTTGTGGGAGAGGGTGGCACGCGTGTCAGCGCGGCCGGGTGAGGGCACCACGGCAGCCGAGGCCTCGGCCTCCTCACCGCTGCCGCGCCCGGACTTGTTTCCCTGCCGCCGCTAGATCCTTCGGCCCGCGAAGTCGGTGCTGCGGGCCGCTTCCGTGCGCCTGGGCCTCAGGATGACAGGCACTGGCGCTCCGTCGTCTTGGGAGCGCTCAGGCGGCCGTCAGCAGGATCGGCTTGCCTCGCGTGATCACGAGCGTGTGCTCGTAGTGCGCGGCCAGTCCGCCGTCCTCCGTGCGCAGGGTCCAGCCGTCGGGGTCCTCCACGAAGCGGCCCGACGTTTCTCCCACGATCGGCTCCACCGTGATCACCAGCCCCTCCGTCAGCCTACGCGTGAGGCGGGGATCGAAGTAGTTGGGAATGCTGGGCTCTTCATGGATCGTCCGGCCGATGCCGTGGCCGTTCAGGTCGCGGATCACGCGGAAGCCCCGGCGGCGCACCTCGTCTTCCACCGCCCGGCCGATGTCGTTCACGCGGTTCCCCACGCGCGCCACCTCCATCGCCCGGGCGAACGCGGCCCGTGCGCACGCCGCCAGCTTCAGCGCGCGCTCCGGCGCGGGGGCCACCGGCACCGTTACGGCGGCGTCGGCCACGTAGCCGTCCTTGTCCACCGTCACGTCCAGCTTCACCAGGTCGCCGGCCTGGATCACGCGGCTCCCCGGAATGCCGTGCACCACCTCGTCGTTCACGCTGATCAGCACCTCGCCCGGAAACCCGTAGACCATCTTCGGCGCCGAGCGTCCCCCCTCGCGGTGCATCACCCGGCCCCCGACCTCGTCCAGCTCGGCCGTAGTCACGCCGGGGCGCAACGCCTTTTCCATCGCCCGGATCACCATCCGCACGACGCGCCCCGCGCGCTTCATCCCCTCCAGCTCGTCATGCGTTTCGATGGACATCGGCGCCTCAAGGTCTGCGGGGTGTGGCCGCGCCTTCCCGGGCGCCCAGCGCCAGCAGGTTGGCGAACAGGCGATAGGCGCCGGGCACGCCCTCCGGAAACTGGCGGAAGAACGCCAGCCCCGTGTACACGTACGTTCCCTGCCCGTGCCGCGCCACCAGCAGCCCGCCGCGCAGCGCATCGCCGGGGTCGCCCATCTCCAGCACGGGCGTGTACGCCGGGTCCCACGTCTGGGCGAAGTACAGCCCGCGCTCCTGCACCCATCCCTCCCAGTCCGCCGGCCCGATGCGGTTGGGCGCGGTCAGCACGGGATGCGCGGGGTCGATGGTGCGCACCGGCGAGGCCTCGTCCGTCACCCGGCCGTGCGGGCGCGCCATGGTGATGGGGTACGGCGTAAACCGCCCCTCCACGATCTCGTACTTGTTGTACTGCACGATCATCGTGCCGCCGCGCGCAAGCCAGTCCAGCAGACGCTGGTTGTGCGCCATCAGGTCCGTGCGCACCTCGTACGCGCGGCTGCCGGCCACGATCACGTCGAAGCGCGACAGGTCTCCCTCGGCCAGGTCGTCCGCATCCAGCAGCTCGGGGGTGATGCCCAGGTTCTGCAGGAACCGCGGCCCCTCCTCGCCCGCGCCCTCGATGTAGGCCACGCGCAGCCCCGCGGGCACGCGCACGTCGAACGCCCGCACGCGCGACGTGGCGGCGTGGTACAGCGGCCGGGCGCGCACGTGCGGATAGTCGATCATCTGCACGCCGCGGGTGAAGCGGCGCCCGTCCTCCGCCTGGAAGACGGCGGCGACCGGATAGTCTCCCGCCACCGTGCCCGCGGGCGTGTGGATGGTGAAGCGCACCTCGCGCACCTCGCCCGGCCGGGTGAAGCGCACCGGCACGGCGCCCTCGCGAATCCTCCAGCCCTCGGGAACGTCCAGCCGCAGCGTGCCGCTGATCCCCGCCGGCGCCTCGGACGCGAGCCGCACCGTGTACTCCAGCGGCCGGCCCGATGCGGTCGACAGCACGCGCGCCGGCGGATCGAGAAGCACCGACACGGCGGGCACCATCATCACCGGCCGCCGCAGCTCGCCCTGGCGCGGATCGACCTCGCGGAACGTGGCGTCCGCCACGGTTTCCATCGCCGCGTCCGCGCCCCGCGCGCCCATGACGACTTCGGCGCGCGCCCGCACCGGGGCGTGCTCGAAGGGATGGGCGAGCGCGGAGTCGTTCCGCGGCCAGCGGTACAGGTCGCCTTCCAGCGGCTGGCGCAGGAAGTACGGCTCGGTGAGCGCCGCGTCCGCCGGCACCGTCACACGGAAACGGCGGACGTACAGCTCGCCCGGGGCGATGACGGATCCCGCGGGACGCGAGGCGGAGTCCACCGGCGCGGCGTTCCACCCCGCTGGAAGCTCCGGCTGCAGGACGCGGACGCTGAGGGGGCCCGGGCCGCCATTCCACACCGTCAGGTCCAGCGTGAACGCCTCGCCCGGGGCGATGCGTGCGTCGCTCGCCACCGCATCCACCACCACACCCGCCGCCTGCATGGCCGCGGCCTGGGCCTGGCGGATCTCTTCGTCGATGGCGAACACCAGGTCCGCCGTGCCGTTGCTCGCCGGGATGGCCGCGCGCGCCTGCCGGAGCGTGACGAGCGCGTCCGCGAGGCCGGCGGCCAAGGCAGACGGCTCCAGCGGGTTGAACCGCGCCCGCAGCGCCTCCACCGACTGGTGATAGCGCAGCAGCCCGCGCGCGGCGGCGGACTCGGGACGCTCGCTGGGGGCGAAGGTGGTGTCGATGCCCGCCCAGATGGACGGCTCCGGCCCGGCGCCCTCGGGAAAGACGCGGCGCAGGTAGTTGGTGCGGGCACCCGGCAGTTCCGGCGCGCCCATGTCCTGCGAGCGGTGGCGCGAACGGCTGGCCATGGCCTGCTGAAAGGGCGACCGGCCGATCAGCGGGTCCAACTCCCCGACGCGCACCTGCACCGTGGCGCCGTCCGCACGCCCGCGCAGCGACTGGTACAGCTTGGCCGCGTGATGCGGGCGCAGCCCCTGGGCGATCTGCTCGGGAAAGCGCGCGGGATCGCCCGCGGCGGTGAACGCGTCGTGCGCCACCATGGCCGACACCTGGTGCTGCCCGTGGCCGTCGCGCGGCGTTCCGCTGAACACGGTGACGATGACGTCGGGCCGGTACTGGCGGATCACCCGCACCACGTCGCGCAGCAGCTCCTCGCGCGGCCAGTGGCGAAAGGCCTCGTCGGCCGACTTGCTGAAGCCGAAGTCGTACGCGCGGCTGAAGAACTGCTCCGCGCCGTCCACGCGGCGGGCGGCCAGCAGCTCTTCGGTGCGCAGCAGCCCCAGCCCCGCGCCCAGCTCCGGCCCGATGCCGTTCTGCCCGCCCTCGCCGCGCGTCAGCGACAGGTACGCGACGTCGGCGCCTTCCTGCAGCGCCAAGCGGGCCAGGAGCTGGGTGTCTTCGTCGTCGGGGTGCGCGCCCACCATCAGCACGCGCTTGCTGACGCCCAGGCGGCGCAGCGAAAGCCCCAGCGCCGCGGCTCCGCGGTACTCGGAGCCGGCGTCCTGCGCGGGGGCGGGACGGGGCGCGGCCGCCAGCGTGACGGCCGCGGCAAGGATCGCGACGGGAATGCGGCGTCTCATCATTCCGCAAAGCTACGGCAGGGCCACGGGTGGCACAACTTGGCCGGGCGTGTGTCAGCCCGGCGGGCGCTCGCACGTTCTCCACCTCGAAGCAGAAGCCGACCCTCGGACACGACCAGACACATCGCGCACCATGAAACGAATCGCCCTGCTTGCCGCCGCGCTCCTGCTCGCCTCATGTGAGAGCGACGCCACGCTCGTTTCCGATGAGCAGCTGACCTTCACCGCCTCCGTCGCGCCGTCGGCGGCCGAGCCGGTGGTGCCGCAGGTGATGAGTGACGGCGGCACCATCCGCGTGAACGGCCTCTTCACCTTTCCATGCACGACGGGCACGCTGCAGGGTTCCCTCCAGGGCGCCGGGCGCGAGCTGACGCTGAGGGTGGAGGGCCAGGAGCCGACCGGCTGCTTCACCGCGTTGAGCACCCAGGCGTACCAGGGCGTGATCACAGGGCTCGACCCGGGGGTGTACCACGTCCGCGTGATCCACAACGGTGAGGCGGTTCGGCAGGACGGCGTGGTGTTTGAGGGGCACGTGCGGGTGCGGGGATCGAACCTGCGCTGAGCCCACACGCAGCCTGGGTCATCCATCGAGAGGCGTCCCCGGACCGGGGGCGC
This genomic stretch from Longimicrobium sp. harbors:
- a CDS encoding ATPase domain-containing protein, whose translation is MDTGTPRRPTGLPGLDEVLHGGLVPERAYLVRGGPGTGKTTLGLHFLLTGVALGERALLITLESSETQLRSDAEAQGLDLSGISFLDLSPTREFFAQNQSYDIFSPADVERDPTTRQIVETIEGLKPQRVFVDAVTTLRYLAPDAFQFRKQALSFVRYLVEHGATVLLSSEPTDSVPDDDLRFMSDGIIDLEISAEHGVLRRYLSVSKLRGSDFEGGRHSMRLTAAGMEVYPRLVPAAHERPFDPEPIPSGIGELDEMLCGGIERGTITILSGPSGVGKTTLGMQFMKEAATRGERSVVYAFEEGLETLLHRCDNVGISVRDMMADGSLHVVEIEPLRFSPGEFALMVRREVEDRGVRIVMIDGVSGYRLTLAGDDLVTHLHSLGRYLKNMGVTVLLVNETDSITGDFRATDIGVSYLCDNLIFLRYLEMGGELRKAVGVLKKRLSDFAKTLREIEVTCDGVQVGAPLVGLRGVLTGMPERVSHDEPARE
- a CDS encoding ABC transporter ATP-binding protein, which produces MLDGLTRRFGETTAVDAVSLQVPAGEFLTLLGPSGCGKTTTLRMIAGFEHPTAGRIVLGGREVTALPPQKRDVGMVFQNYALFPHLDVWENVAFGLKSRGDRKDVVGPRVERALGLVELAGHGKRKVQELSGGQQQRVALARALAPEPPLLLLDEPLSNLDAALRERTRDELRALLKSLGMTAIFVTHDQEEAFALSDRIAVMERGRLQQVGSPEELYGSPANAFVASFLGRANFLDATVDSGDGDRAVCRLAGGAAWTAALSADAPRAPGAPLRVMVRPEGLELAGTDAAGALPGRVLDRRYAGSATFYRVALDGGPEVLIHGRPHEASAGDAVRVALHPRAEPVAYPVEAR
- a CDS encoding extracellular solute-binding protein, giving the protein MLTTARGLSILALAALTTACGGGDGRQVLTVYSPHGREMLQAFEKRFEAANPTIDLQYVDMGSQEVFDRVRSEKANPQADVWWGAPANMFEQAAADSMLQPFTPSWATAVPAEAKDPEGYWFGTYITPEVIAYNTQVVSAAEAPKDWDDVLDPRWKGKVLIRDPMASGTMRTIFGMVVQRGLRATGDTAQGFQWLRRLDANTKQYVLNPTMLYQMLARQEGHVTLWALPDIEMVRAQYPIEYTIPTSGTPLIVDAVAIVRGAPNAEAAKVFVEYIGGNAALVPAVREFFRLPARTDFPQDSMPPRLRAAQEKLVAEPMDWKLLQERGNEWMRHWDENVRNRGAR
- the map gene encoding type I methionyl aminopeptidase, with protein sequence MSIETHDELEGMKRAGRVVRMVIRAMEKALRPGVTTAELDEVGGRVMHREGGRSAPKMVYGFPGEVLISVNDEVVHGIPGSRVIQAGDLVKLDVTVDKDGYVADAAVTVPVAPAPERALKLAACARAAFARAMEVARVGNRVNDIGRAVEDEVRRRGFRVIRDLNGHGIGRTIHEEPSIPNYFDPRLTRRLTEGLVITVEPIVGETSGRFVEDPDGWTLRTEDGGLAAHYEHTLVITRGKPILLTAA
- a CDS encoding PIG-L family deacetylase — translated: MMRRRIPVAILAAAVTLAAAPRPAPAQDAGSEYRGAAALGLSLRRLGVSKRVLMVGAHPDDEDTQLLARLALQEGADVAYLSLTRGEGGQNGIGPELGAGLGLLRTEELLAARRVDGAEQFFSRAYDFGFSKSADEAFRHWPREELLRDVVRVIRQYRPDVIVTVFSGTPRDGHGQHQVSAMVAHDAFTAAGDPARFPEQIAQGLRPHHAAKLYQSLRGRADGATVQVRVGELDPLIGRSPFQQAMASRSRHRSQDMGAPELPGARTNYLRRVFPEGAGPEPSIWAGIDTTFAPSERPESAAARGLLRYHQSVEALRARFNPLEPSALAAGLADALVTLRQARAAIPASNGTADLVFAIDEEIRQAQAAAMQAAGVVVDAVASDARIAPGEAFTLDLTVWNGGPGPLSVRVLQPELPAGWNAAPVDSASRPAGSVIAPGELYVRRFRVTVPADAALTEPYFLRQPLEGDLYRWPRNDSALAHPFEHAPVRARAEVVMGARGADAAMETVADATFREVDPRQGELRRPVMMVPAVSVLLDPPARVLSTASGRPLEYTVRLASEAPAGISGTLRLDVPEGWRIREGAVPVRFTRPGEVREVRFTIHTPAGTVAGDYPVAAVFQAEDGRRFTRGVQMIDYPHVRARPLYHAATSRVRAFDVRVPAGLRVAYIEGAGEEGPRFLQNLGITPELLDADDLAEGDLSRFDVIVAGSRAYEVRTDLMAHNQRLLDWLARGGTMIVQYNKYEIVEGRFTPYPITMARPHGRVTDEASPVRTIDPAHPVLTAPNRIGPADWEGWVQERGLYFAQTWDPAYTPVLEMGDPGDALRGGLLVARHGQGTYVYTGLAFFRQFPEGVPGAYRLFANLLALGAREGAATPRRP